A genomic segment from Lignipirellula cremea encodes:
- a CDS encoding helix-turn-helix domain-containing protein, whose protein sequence is MARIRSRNAALAQVFADCQQPVYVLNDQRQIVFCNEACAAWLAEPIDQIEGRQLDYHSGDANHPHAGLTPPPEAFAASFWRGSVTAGPGSPAPRMAAFTALFDPQGDLTGLLAVVDSAAAPSDSPPPSSTCTAGDTEAEALHQQLLSIRQQWGERLFLDPLLGDAALTTKLRAQVRLAMETRTPVLLVGPAGSGLPQLARAIHAARDPDGVCPLAPLSGSLADAEHVQTSLRSLLRKAPGEPVLRRPVLLLLEADRLQPSAQQELAGFLTLPGFELSILAVAEEPLELLAEKDLYRTDLARVLSPLVVQFPPLADRSGDLPLLAQRALEKLNALGGPQRSGFSEEALDQLAAYPWPGNLDELAEVVEQAHRNARQAEVAAADLPDKIRKRIDAKRYAPQPPEKIDLYRYLSRIEGELIDRAMRLAKGNKTRAAELLGVNRARLIRRINQDD, encoded by the coding sequence ATGGCGCGAATTCGATCCCGGAATGCGGCCCTGGCCCAGGTTTTTGCCGACTGTCAGCAGCCTGTCTACGTCCTGAATGATCAGCGGCAGATTGTCTTTTGCAACGAAGCCTGCGCCGCCTGGCTGGCGGAACCGATCGACCAGATTGAAGGTCGCCAGCTTGATTACCACTCCGGCGACGCGAACCACCCGCACGCCGGACTGACGCCGCCCCCGGAGGCCTTTGCCGCCAGCTTCTGGCGCGGCAGCGTCACCGCCGGCCCTGGCTCTCCGGCTCCGCGAATGGCGGCGTTTACGGCCCTGTTTGACCCCCAGGGCGATCTGACCGGCCTGCTCGCGGTGGTCGACTCCGCAGCGGCCCCTTCCGACTCGCCCCCGCCCAGCTCGACCTGCACGGCGGGAGATACCGAGGCCGAAGCCCTGCACCAGCAGCTGCTGTCTATCCGGCAGCAGTGGGGCGAGCGGCTGTTCCTGGATCCGCTGCTGGGCGATGCAGCCCTCACGACCAAGCTGCGAGCGCAAGTGCGGCTGGCGATGGAAACGCGCACACCCGTGCTGCTGGTCGGCCCGGCAGGCTCCGGCCTGCCCCAACTGGCCAGGGCCATTCACGCCGCCCGTGACCCCGACGGCGTCTGTCCGCTGGCCCCTCTTTCCGGGTCGCTGGCGGACGCGGAGCATGTGCAGACGTCCCTGCGTTCCCTGCTCCGCAAGGCGCCGGGCGAGCCGGTGCTCCGGCGTCCCGTGTTGTTGCTGCTGGAAGCGGATCGCCTGCAGCCGTCCGCCCAGCAGGAACTGGCCGGGTTCCTCACGCTGCCGGGTTTTGAATTGTCGATCCTCGCCGTGGCGGAAGAACCACTCGAACTGCTGGCGGAGAAGGACCTGTACCGCACCGACCTGGCCCGCGTGCTCAGCCCGCTGGTGGTGCAATTCCCACCGCTGGCCGACCGGTCAGGCGATCTCCCACTGCTGGCCCAGCGAGCCCTCGAAAAACTGAACGCCCTGGGCGGACCGCAGCGCAGCGGCTTCTCAGAAGAAGCGCTGGATCAGCTGGCCGCCTATCCCTGGCCGGGCAACCTGGACGAACTGGCCGAGGTGGTCGAACAAGCCCACCGGAACGCCCGCCAGGCGGAAGTCGCCGCCGCCGATCTGCCCGACAAAATCCGCAAACGGATCGACGCCAAACGTTACGCACCGCAGCCGCCGGAAAAGATCGACCTGTACCGCTACCTGTCGCGGATCGAAGGCGAATTGATCGACCGCGCCATGCGTCTGGCCAAGGGGAACAAAACGCGGGCCGCCGAACTGCTGGGAGTGAACCGCGCCCGTCTGATCCGCCGCATCAACCAGGATGACTGA
- the truB gene encoding tRNA pseudouridine(55) synthase TruB, with amino-acid sequence MFGFLNINKPRGCTSRDVVDRVKFAARGWKVGHGGTLDPLADGVLVIALGQATRLVEYLQQAHKRYRAQFLLGRESATEDLEGEQILRPLAEPPTRADLDAALPAFIGSIQQRPPAYSAIKVQGRRAYELARKGKEVQLDERPVEVYSIEVEHYDYPQLTLNIECGKGVYVRSLGRDLAEALGDCAVMSGLTRTAIGSFTLADAISPDEIPAPDVLPYLLTPAALAVAHLPTIVVTEMETELLFAGRFLDNRFQLEEPLAAAHNQEGELVALVEPRRREIKSVRNFKPGQQ; translated from the coding sequence ATGTTTGGGTTTTTGAATATCAACAAGCCGCGCGGGTGTACCTCGCGCGATGTGGTGGACCGCGTCAAGTTCGCCGCACGGGGCTGGAAAGTGGGGCACGGCGGCACGCTTGACCCGCTGGCCGACGGCGTGCTGGTGATTGCCCTGGGGCAGGCCACCCGCCTGGTGGAGTACCTGCAGCAAGCGCACAAGCGATACCGGGCGCAATTTCTGCTGGGGCGGGAAAGCGCGACCGAAGACCTGGAAGGTGAGCAGATCCTCCGGCCGCTGGCCGAGCCGCCCACCCGGGCCGATCTGGACGCAGCGTTGCCGGCGTTTATTGGTTCGATCCAGCAGCGTCCGCCGGCGTACTCCGCCATCAAAGTGCAGGGGCGACGCGCTTACGAGCTGGCCCGTAAAGGGAAAGAAGTGCAGCTGGACGAACGCCCTGTCGAGGTCTACAGCATCGAGGTCGAGCACTACGACTATCCGCAGTTGACGCTCAACATTGAGTGCGGCAAAGGCGTTTACGTCCGTTCGCTGGGCCGCGATCTGGCCGAAGCGCTGGGCGACTGCGCGGTCATGTCGGGCCTGACACGCACTGCGATCGGCTCGTTCACCCTGGCCGATGCGATCTCTCCCGACGAAATCCCGGCGCCGGACGTGCTGCCGTATCTGTTGACGCCGGCCGCGCTGGCGGTGGCCCATCTGCCGACGATCGTGGTGACGGAGATGGAAACAGAGCTGCTGTTCGCGGGACGCTTTCTCGACAACCGCTTCCAGCTGGAAGAGCCGCTGGCGGCCGCCCATAACCAGGAAGGCGAACTGGTCGCGCTGGTCGAGCCTCGTCGCCGCGAGATCAAATCGGTCCGCAACTTCAAGCCAGGCCAGCAATAG
- a CDS encoding MmgE/PrpD family protein, which yields MPDPVFLSRDQNQARGIARYTLDFLNDRLGEPDDAVYAKVEQFHLDSVACAVAALAAGMNAPVVLRQEALSYPVSDPSQGAALLGSTSLVAPEKAVVANSAAARELDANGTNFGYNPRTGDAAGEFGHNDFYPVALAAAQMQQWDGRRLLKAMICLDEIRGRLAEVFALKNHKIDHVVHGAIASAAVYAAMQGGTEEQIESAIGMTVAHYIPFRAIRAGHQLSDSKGASAAISTEAAVLSARRALRGFVGPADIFRNPQAIFCLMEPPGQPDLSPFDLQLSGEGSDFAVMQMHFKLGLYEHQSAGAIQGLIDLLCANPALLDDVGQLEKIRIAIYEPAFSIIGDPAKRDPQTRQSADHSMVYIIAALLRKALQQKRAGWKELTLVPADYDDQTLFDPLTRDLMQRIEFVHGGPEYDARYPDGIPTRVELTHRTLGVLGSPLVMYPEGHARNQSGRLDEFVAHKFRTLAALGVDDVDALLARFSGLRDRSPAEIRDLCNFTIQQP from the coding sequence ATGCCGGACCCTGTTTTTCTGTCCCGGGATCAGAACCAGGCCCGGGGAATCGCTCGCTATACGCTCGATTTCCTGAACGATCGTCTGGGCGAGCCTGACGACGCTGTTTACGCCAAGGTCGAGCAGTTTCATCTCGACAGTGTCGCTTGCGCCGTGGCCGCACTGGCCGCTGGCATGAATGCGCCGGTTGTGCTGCGCCAGGAAGCGCTCTCCTATCCGGTATCTGACCCCAGCCAGGGCGCCGCCTTGCTGGGCTCCACTTCTCTTGTGGCGCCGGAAAAGGCCGTGGTGGCCAATAGCGCCGCCGCCCGTGAGCTGGACGCTAACGGCACCAACTTTGGCTACAACCCCCGCACCGGCGACGCCGCGGGCGAGTTTGGCCATAACGACTTCTATCCGGTCGCTCTGGCCGCCGCGCAGATGCAACAGTGGGACGGCCGTCGTCTGCTCAAAGCGATGATCTGCCTGGACGAAATCCGCGGCCGCCTGGCCGAAGTCTTCGCGCTCAAGAACCACAAGATCGATCATGTCGTGCACGGGGCGATCGCTTCGGCCGCCGTTTATGCAGCCATGCAGGGCGGCACGGAAGAGCAGATCGAATCGGCCATCGGCATGACGGTCGCCCATTACATCCCCTTCAGGGCGATCCGCGCCGGGCATCAGCTGTCGGACTCCAAGGGCGCCTCGGCCGCCATCAGCACCGAAGCGGCCGTGCTTTCCGCCAGGCGAGCGCTGCGGGGTTTTGTGGGGCCGGCGGATATCTTCCGTAACCCCCAGGCCATTTTCTGCCTGATGGAGCCGCCGGGACAGCCGGACCTGAGTCCGTTCGACCTGCAGCTTTCCGGCGAAGGGAGCGACTTCGCCGTGATGCAGATGCACTTCAAACTGGGGCTGTATGAGCACCAGTCGGCTGGCGCTATTCAAGGGTTGATCGATCTGCTCTGCGCGAACCCGGCCCTGCTGGACGATGTCGGTCAGTTAGAGAAGATTCGCATTGCGATCTACGAGCCGGCGTTCAGCATCATCGGCGACCCGGCCAAGCGCGATCCGCAAACCCGCCAGAGTGCGGACCATTCCATGGTGTACATCATCGCCGCGCTGTTGCGGAAAGCCCTGCAGCAGAAACGGGCGGGCTGGAAAGAACTGACGCTGGTCCCGGCCGATTACGACGACCAGACGCTGTTCGATCCGCTCACCCGCGACCTGATGCAACGCATTGAGTTTGTCCACGGCGGCCCCGAGTACGACGCCCGCTACCCCGACGGAATTCCGACCCGGGTGGAGCTGACGCACCGCACGCTGGGCGTGCTGGGCAGCCCGCTGGTGATGTACCCTGAAGGTCACGCCCGGAACCAGAGCGGCCGGCTGGATGAGTTTGTGGCCCACAAATTTCGCACGCTGGCGGCCCTGGGCGTGGACGATGTCGACGCACTGCTGGCCCGTTTCAGCGGACTGCGCGACAGGTCGCCGGCCGAGATTCGCGACCTGTGCAACTTCACGATTCAGCAACCATAG
- the rpsR gene encoding 30S ribosomal protein S18: MAPPPTKSTRARKRAKAKTRTAKKDPIFVDGKRPRPMYVDYKDIELLNKLINRHGRIVGRRKTGCTAVSQHAVTKAIKRARFMALLPYVGD, translated from the coding sequence ATGGCCCCACCCCCGACAAAGAGCACCCGCGCTCGCAAACGCGCGAAGGCGAAAACTCGCACCGCCAAAAAGGATCCGATCTTCGTCGATGGCAAACGCCCGCGGCCGATGTATGTCGACTATAAAGACATCGAGCTGCTCAACAAACTCATCAACCGCCACGGACGGATCGTGGGCCGTCGCAAAACGGGCTGCACCGCGGTGAGCCAGCATGCGGTCACCAAAGCGATCAAGCGGGCCCGGTTCATGGCCCTGCTCCCCTACGTCGGCGACTGA
- a CDS encoding DinB family protein, giving the protein MSIAQQIKHELQLPNFVVDGYLKDLTDEQLMIRPHPKANHIAWQVGHLIASENSLNNMVSPDSMPPLPDGFADRHRKDMASSDNPADFCTRDEYLKVMKEQRAGTFALLDRLSDEELEQPAPAQIQRLGATVGAVIAMQSAHWMMHAGQWVIVRRQLGKEPIF; this is encoded by the coding sequence GTGAGCATTGCTCAACAAATCAAACATGAACTGCAGTTGCCGAACTTCGTCGTCGATGGTTACCTCAAAGACCTGACGGACGAGCAGCTGATGATTCGTCCGCACCCCAAAGCGAATCATATCGCCTGGCAGGTGGGCCATCTGATTGCGTCGGAAAACTCGCTGAACAACATGGTCAGCCCCGATTCGATGCCGCCGCTGCCGGACGGTTTTGCGGATCGGCACCGGAAAGATATGGCGTCCAGCGACAATCCGGCCGATTTTTGCACCAGGGACGAATACCTGAAGGTAATGAAAGAGCAGCGGGCCGGCACGTTCGCCCTGCTGGATCGCCTGTCGGACGAAGAGCTGGAACAGCCGGCGCCGGCGCAGATTCAGCGACTGGGAGCGACGGTGGGCGCCGTGATTGCGATGCAGTCGGCCCACTGGATGATGCACGCAGGCCAGTGGGTTATCGTCCGGCGGCAGCTGGGAAAAGAGCCCATTTTTTAG
- a CDS encoding GNAT family N-acetyltransferase, translating into MHINIRDTAAEDLDAILRIGNDALVAPHQYRQSLAGTRDKWCDFLAGKRDTKFVTFRCATILDGDTIIGNVSQWHINSNDRPIVQCGWNLTPAYWGRGVMCLALTELFNRFFANDGVAHIYADCFRSNHRCIRVLEKLGFTPNGIPPHHRVIIAWSMRCLHWIRRFRLDSEMWQPSAP; encoded by the coding sequence ATGCACATCAACATTCGTGACACCGCTGCAGAGGACCTGGATGCGATCTTACGCATTGGCAACGATGCGCTCGTTGCCCCCCACCAGTACCGCCAGTCCCTGGCGGGAACGAGAGACAAATGGTGCGATTTTCTCGCAGGAAAAAGAGACACGAAATTCGTCACGTTCCGGTGCGCGACCATCCTGGACGGCGACACAATCATCGGAAACGTCTCCCAATGGCACATAAATTCAAACGACCGGCCGATCGTCCAGTGCGGCTGGAATCTGACGCCCGCTTACTGGGGGCGCGGAGTCATGTGCCTTGCTCTGACCGAACTGTTCAACCGGTTCTTCGCCAACGACGGCGTCGCCCACATTTATGCCGACTGTTTCCGCAGCAATCACCGCTGTATTCGTGTGCTGGAAAAGCTTGGGTTTACGCCCAACGGCATACCGCCGCATCACCGTGTGATCATCGCCTGGTCAATGCGATGCCTGCACTGGATCAGACGTTTCCGGCTTGATTCTGAAATGTGGCAGCCTTCGGCCCCCTAG
- a CDS encoding prolyl hydroxylase family protein, producing the protein MTRQLQQIDDGIFTVSEVFDRDECRDLMERSESIGFEAASVRTSQGPQMMTRIRNNDRVVFYDAELASQMWQRIHPFVPVLEEHTACGVDSNLRIYRYFPGQQFKRHKDGAVTNEAGQTSKLSYLIYLNEDCVGGSTRFRDYRDADGAREKVEFIVSPVTGTALLFRHERWHEGAPVTEGAKYVLRTDVFYTTGCE; encoded by the coding sequence ATGACTCGCCAACTCCAGCAAATTGACGACGGAATATTCACCGTTTCTGAAGTTTTTGACCGGGACGAATGTCGCGATCTGATGGAACGCTCAGAATCAATCGGTTTCGAAGCGGCATCGGTTCGAACCTCGCAGGGACCGCAGATGATGACCAGGATTCGCAACAATGATCGTGTCGTGTTCTATGACGCCGAATTGGCAAGCCAAATGTGGCAGCGAATCCACCCGTTCGTGCCGGTCCTGGAAGAACATACTGCTTGCGGCGTGGATTCAAACCTGCGTATCTATCGCTACTTTCCAGGACAACAATTCAAACGCCACAAAGATGGCGCGGTGACCAACGAGGCGGGGCAAACCAGTAAGCTTTCCTACCTGATCTACCTGAATGAGGATTGCGTTGGCGGATCGACAAGGTTTCGCGATTACCGTGATGCCGACGGCGCTCGAGAGAAGGTGGAATTTATCGTCTCACCAGTTACCGGAACCGCGTTGCTGTTCCGCCATGAACGCTGGCACGAAGGCGCGCCAGTGACCGAAGGCGCCAAATACGTCCTTCGAACGGACGTGTTCTATACAACCGGATGCGAATAA
- a CDS encoding C1 domain-containing protein: protein MDYPMLEREEWEIIARARSVNRRDPQAAFAVLERASARLGIDPPLPLPPESPAMAELWWPMIVGYHMFTGVLEDSPNSISHHLVSEHGPPCSACGKPLRTPRAKMCAACGVSVSP, encoded by the coding sequence ATGGATTATCCCATGCTGGAGCGAGAGGAATGGGAAATCATCGCCAGGGCGCGCAGCGTTAACCGGAGGGATCCCCAGGCGGCGTTCGCCGTCCTCGAGCGTGCGTCCGCCAGGCTCGGCATTGATCCGCCTTTACCGCTGCCCCCTGAAAGCCCTGCAATGGCGGAGCTGTGGTGGCCCATGATCGTGGGTTATCATATGTTTACGGGCGTGCTGGAAGATTCGCCGAATTCCATCTCGCATCATCTCGTGTCCGAGCACGGGCCGCCTTGTAGCGCATGCGGCAAGCCGCTTCGCACTCCGAGGGCCAAGATGTGCGCTGCTTGCGGCGTTTCCGTCTCCCCTTGA